CAGAAGCGTCGCGCCTCGGCCGAACCTCAGGTGTTCGAGCCCAAGCCCAAGTGGCTGCGGGTCAAGGCACCTGGCGGTAGCCGTTTCGAGGCCGTCAAGCGCAACGTTGGCGAACACCGCCTGAGCACCGTCTGCCAGGAGTCACACTGCCCGAACATGGGTGAGTGCTGGTCCAACGGCACGGCCACCATCATGCTGATGGGCTCGGTGTGCACCCGCGCCTGCCGTTTCTGCGCCGTGGACACCGGCAACCCCAATGGCTGGCTGGATCTGGAAGAGCCGCAGAACACCGCCAAGTCGGTGGAGCTGATGGCCCTGCGTTACATCGTGCTGACCTCGGTGGACCGTGACGACCTCGAAGACGGCGGCGCCGGCCACTACGCCGCCTGCGTGCGCGCCATCAAGGCAAACACCCCGCAGGTGGTGGTCGAGGCCCTGACCCCGGATTTCGACGGTGATCACCAGGCCATCGAGCGCGTCGTCGACTCCGGCCTGGAAGTCTTCGCGCAGAACGTTGAGACAGTCAAACGTCTTACCCACGTGGTTCGCGATCCGCGCGCCGGCTACGAGAAGACCCTCAAGGTGCTCGAGCACGCCAAGAAGCACCGCCCGGACGTACTGACCAAGACCAGCCTGATGCTCGGCCTGGGTGAAACCGACGAGGAAATTCTCGAAACCATGGATGACCTGCGCGCCATCGGCGTGGACATCCTCACCCTCGGCCAGTACCTGCAGCCGACGCGCAACCACCTCAAGGTGCAGCGCTGGGTCAGC
This region of Pseudomonas wenzhouensis genomic DNA includes:
- the lipA gene encoding lipoyl synthase, translated to MSDTSPPKSVASGEKFRTAQGITAIKDGQKRRASAEPQVFEPKPKWLRVKAPGGSRFEAVKRNVGEHRLSTVCQESHCPNMGECWSNGTATIMLMGSVCTRACRFCAVDTGNPNGWLDLEEPQNTAKSVELMALRYIVLTSVDRDDLEDGGAGHYAACVRAIKANTPQVVVEALTPDFDGDHQAIERVVDSGLEVFAQNVETVKRLTHVVRDPRAGYEKTLKVLEHAKKHRPDVLTKTSLMLGLGETDEEILETMDDLRAIGVDILTLGQYLQPTRNHLKVQRWVSPEEFNRLRDIGLEKGFMEVAAGPLVRSSYRADRVFEKNNLGLAAPVPVPGQEVNASLIPALNLN